From one Streptomyces spiramyceticus genomic stretch:
- a CDS encoding indole-3-glycerol phosphate synthase TrpC has product MHLDEIITAKRAAWSAPRAADAAARGRRHAVEPGSFAAALSGPDVSVIAEIKPKSPSKGDLLDPVLAVPTARQYVAGGAAAVSVLADTPYFGGSPELVRTVAEHPDVTVPVLFKDFLVDIRQVQLAHDSGADAVLVIVRAVDDALLRDLVQTAHGLGLGALVETFTQHEVDRALSAGARIVGINNRDLATFSVDLDNSARLRRDIPRGVLTVSESGLSGRPDIERIAAHGFDAALIGESLLSSPTPARQVRSYTGVPILEVAS; this is encoded by the coding sequence ATGCACCTCGACGAGATCATCACCGCCAAGCGCGCCGCCTGGAGCGCCCCCCGGGCCGCCGATGCCGCCGCGCGCGGCCGCCGCCACGCCGTCGAGCCCGGCAGCTTCGCCGCCGCGCTGAGCGGCCCGGACGTGTCGGTCATCGCCGAGATCAAGCCCAAGTCCCCGTCCAAGGGAGACCTGCTGGATCCGGTACTGGCTGTCCCGACCGCCCGGCAGTACGTCGCCGGGGGCGCCGCCGCCGTCTCCGTGCTCGCCGACACCCCCTACTTCGGCGGCTCGCCAGAGCTGGTCCGTACCGTCGCCGAACACCCCGACGTCACGGTCCCCGTCCTCTTCAAGGACTTCCTGGTCGACATCCGCCAGGTCCAGCTCGCCCACGACAGCGGCGCGGACGCCGTCCTCGTCATCGTCAGGGCCGTCGACGACGCCCTGCTGCGCGACCTCGTACAGACCGCCCACGGCCTCGGCCTCGGCGCCCTCGTCGAGACCTTCACCCAGCACGAGGTGGACCGCGCGCTGAGCGCCGGTGCCCGGATCGTCGGGATCAACAACCGCGATCTGGCGACCTTCTCGGTCGACCTCGACAACTCCGCGCGGCTGCGCCGCGACATCCCCCGCGGTGTCCTCACCGTCAGCGAGAGCGGCCTCTCGGGCCGCCCCGACATCGAACGCATCGCCGCCCACGGCTTCGACGCCGCACTGATCGGCGAATCCCTGCTCAGCAGCCCGACCCCCGCCCGCCAGGTGCGGTCCTACACCGGGGTTCCCATTCTGGAGGTGGCATCGTGA
- a CDS encoding beta-ketoacyl synthase N-terminal-like domain-containing protein, with protein MTTAQAPAQPLARAATAVRPLVITGHGVVSAAGLGLGPLGELLAAGGPGHTGPQGDDAADYPPRAVRTVPDFKAADHLGRKGTRHLDRLTGLGLVACKQALDGLGASGAAVTDADSRRTGVVMATSTGSIQSLSELARDTLVQDAPYMVNPSRFPNTVMNCCAGQIAIRNGLRGLNATVAGGRLSGLFAFRHARVALSQGRAERLLVGGTEELSAPAAWAWHRTGVLREQAAVGEGSAVFMVEDAERAAGRGHTALAELLACEVGFYGATAERHSLATGLAECVERALVRSRVAVEEITTVALGATHHVGLDRVEELAVESALGGLPGAVRIAEALGETYSAAGAFQVAAVLAQWHRDPAPSGSVRTALITSVGQDGNAGALVLRDVAGH; from the coding sequence GTGACGACAGCGCAGGCACCGGCGCAGCCACTCGCGCGGGCGGCCACCGCCGTACGGCCGCTGGTGATCACCGGCCATGGTGTGGTGTCGGCGGCCGGACTCGGCCTGGGCCCGCTCGGCGAGCTGCTGGCCGCCGGCGGACCGGGCCATACGGGACCGCAGGGCGACGACGCGGCGGACTACCCGCCGCGCGCGGTGCGTACGGTGCCCGATTTCAAGGCTGCCGACCATCTCGGGCGCAAGGGCACCCGCCATCTCGACCGGCTCACCGGCCTCGGCCTGGTGGCCTGCAAGCAGGCGCTGGACGGCCTCGGCGCATCCGGCGCCGCGGTCACCGATGCGGACAGCAGGCGTACGGGTGTGGTGATGGCGACCAGCACAGGGTCGATCCAGAGCCTGAGCGAACTGGCCAGGGACACCCTGGTGCAGGACGCGCCGTACATGGTCAACCCCAGCCGCTTTCCCAATACGGTGATGAACTGCTGCGCGGGCCAGATCGCCATCCGCAACGGACTGCGCGGCCTGAACGCCACCGTCGCCGGCGGCCGTCTTTCGGGGCTCTTCGCCTTCCGGCACGCCAGGGTCGCCCTCTCCCAGGGGCGCGCGGAGCGGCTCCTTGTCGGAGGTACGGAGGAACTGAGCGCCCCCGCCGCCTGGGCCTGGCACCGTACGGGCGTACTGCGGGAGCAGGCCGCCGTCGGTGAAGGCAGCGCCGTCTTCATGGTCGAGGACGCCGAGCGCGCGGCGGGACGCGGGCACACCGCGCTCGCCGAACTGCTGGCCTGCGAGGTCGGGTTCTACGGTGCGACGGCCGAGCGGCACAGCCTCGCCACCGGCCTCGCCGAGTGTGTGGAGCGTGCGCTGGTACGCAGCCGGGTGGCCGTGGAGGAGATCACCACGGTGGCTCTGGGCGCCACCCATCACGTCGGCCTGGACCGCGTCGAGGAGCTGGCAGTGGAATCGGCGCTCGGCGGGCTGCCGGGGGCGGTACGGATCGCCGAGGCGCTCGGAGAGACGTACAGCGCGGCCGGTGCCTTCCAGGTCGCGGCGGTGCTCGCCCAGTGGCACCGCGATCCGGCGCCTTCCGGGTCCGTACGTACCGCTCTGATCACCTCGGTCGGCCAGGACGGCAACGCGGGCGCCCTGGTGCTCCGCGACGTCGCGGGCCACTGA
- a CDS encoding 4'-phosphopantetheinyl transferase family protein, with protein sequence MRTPVLDPEEIHVWFVALDRIRVTEATDILDDSELRRATGIRHRAGRFRYLSAHLALRTLLAGYLGVAPQLPRFERRCPDPDECGGCGTGKPALRAGPWPEFDINLSHSGSAALLALCRAPGAVGVDIERIRSHFDWSRVPAVGPSARVAGFRTWTGIEAVGKAAGTGLRDMAAIGPPGPGGIRRARLPGDVSDWYVSEVECPDGYVGSLATNRPGVTVRTYHWPPIDP encoded by the coding sequence ATGCGCACCCCTGTCCTGGATCCTGAAGAGATCCATGTCTGGTTCGTGGCCCTCGACCGCATACGCGTCACCGAGGCCACCGACATCCTCGACGACTCCGAGCTCCGCCGGGCGACGGGCATCCGTCACCGGGCCGGCCGGTTCCGCTATCTCTCCGCGCACCTCGCGCTGCGCACCCTGCTCGCCGGGTATCTCGGCGTCGCCCCACAGCTCCCGCGCTTCGAGCGCCGCTGCCCCGACCCGGACGAGTGCGGCGGGTGCGGCACCGGCAAACCCGCGCTGCGGGCAGGCCCTTGGCCCGAGTTCGACATCAACCTCTCGCACTCCGGCTCCGCCGCCCTGCTGGCGCTGTGCCGTGCGCCCGGCGCGGTCGGTGTGGACATCGAACGGATACGCAGCCACTTCGACTGGAGCCGGGTGCCGGCGGTCGGACCGAGTGCCCGGGTGGCCGGATTCCGTACCTGGACCGGGATCGAGGCGGTCGGCAAAGCCGCCGGTACGGGACTGCGCGACATGGCCGCCATCGGCCCGCCCGGGCCCGGTGGAATTCGGCGGGCCCGCCTCCCCGGCGACGTATCCGACTGGTACGTGTCCGAGGTCGAATGCCCGGACGGATATGTCGGTTCTCTCGCAACCAATCGACCCGGAGTAACCGTGAGGACATACCACTGGCCGCCCATTGATCCATAG
- a CDS encoding UbiA family prenyltransferase, giving the protein MPNVTTRSRSVIPSTGTVPAGSPEKSAPRLLLLSLKESRPAVQAAFQLRFLAGVGLAASTVSFSGTQLLGTVGLGTLAWFCAIFYTYLYNGCTDSREDRLNGSLRPIAVGALPERTALFIARCSFGVALLAGALVGQGMLLLVSALLLLGHAYSAPGLALKNRTSAAMAVVLVSGILTYCAGPVALGATGRPADLIVLSVAMSLWMALVGAVAKDLSDIAGDAAVGRRTWAVTLGERRTRALIAAGALAVGCGFAAAAALWAPDLAPAAVVVLVGGAGVAVVTLGQRPGASRAVRRRPYRMFMVTQHLAHVSLLGQTAF; this is encoded by the coding sequence ATGCCGAATGTGACGACGCGATCTCGGTCCGTAATTCCGTCCACTGGTACTGTCCCCGCCGGTTCTCCCGAAAAGAGCGCGCCTCGACTCCTCCTGCTGAGTCTCAAAGAATCGCGTCCAGCAGTTCAGGCAGCATTTCAGCTGCGTTTTCTGGCGGGGGTCGGGCTTGCGGCTTCCACTGTTTCCTTCAGCGGTACGCAGCTTTTAGGGACGGTCGGTCTCGGCACACTCGCATGGTTCTGCGCGATCTTCTACACGTATCTCTACAACGGCTGTACGGATTCCCGCGAGGACCGGCTCAACGGTTCGCTCCGGCCCATAGCCGTCGGAGCGCTCCCGGAGCGTACGGCGCTCTTCATCGCCCGTTGTTCATTCGGCGTCGCGCTGCTGGCGGGCGCACTGGTCGGCCAGGGCATGCTGCTGCTCGTCTCCGCGCTGCTGTTGCTCGGACATGCCTATTCCGCGCCGGGCCTCGCCCTGAAGAACCGCACGTCCGCGGCGATGGCCGTGGTGCTCGTCTCCGGCATCCTCACCTATTGCGCGGGCCCGGTGGCGCTCGGCGCCACGGGCCGCCCGGCCGACCTGATCGTCCTCAGCGTGGCCATGTCCCTGTGGATGGCACTCGTCGGCGCGGTCGCCAAGGACCTCTCCGACATCGCCGGAGACGCCGCGGTCGGCCGCCGCACCTGGGCCGTCACGCTGGGCGAGAGGCGCACCCGTGCGCTGATCGCGGCCGGAGCTCTCGCCGTCGGCTGCGGGTTCGCCGCTGCGGCCGCGCTGTGGGCACCGGATCTGGCTCCGGCTGCCGTGGTGGTGCTGGTGGGCGGCGCGGGGGTTGCCGTGGTGACCCTCGGGCAGCGGCCGGGCGCCTCGCGTGCGGTACGCCGTCGCCCGTACCGGATGTTCATGGTCACCCAGCACCTCGCTCATGTCTCGCTGCTCGGCCAGACGGCGTTCTGA
- the trpB gene encoding tryptophan synthase subunit beta: protein MNGRFGEYGGQFVAETLVGPLEELEAEYEKALADPEFLAELDRLLKMFVGRPTPITPMQRLGATENGVQLWLKREDLTHTGAHKINNSIGQALLARRLGKKRIIAETGAGQHGVAVAAACAYLGLDATVYMGRVDAERQAPNVQRMKLLGAKVRLVDLGTATLKDAINEAIREWIAHPDTTHYLLGSVVGPHPFPTIVRGFQSVIGREARAQFLDENGALPDAVVACVGGGSNAAGMFSAFLDDPVRLVGVQAAGEGKGGQGGHAAPLLYGDPGVLQGTRTYLLQDDDGQIQLTHSIAPGLDYAGVGPEHSHFKDTGKVEYISASDDEALDAFAALSAQEGIVPALESAHAVAGALKVAREYGPGSTILVNLSGRGDKDLTSAMAALQQREELRNEAA, encoded by the coding sequence GTGAACGGCCGATTCGGAGAGTACGGCGGTCAGTTCGTCGCGGAGACCCTGGTCGGTCCCCTGGAGGAGCTGGAGGCCGAGTACGAGAAGGCGCTCGCCGACCCGGAGTTCCTCGCCGAACTCGACCGGCTGCTCAAGATGTTCGTCGGGCGGCCCACCCCGATCACTCCGATGCAGCGGCTGGGAGCCACTGAGAACGGCGTGCAGCTGTGGCTCAAGCGCGAGGACCTCACCCACACCGGCGCCCACAAGATCAACAACTCGATCGGGCAGGCGCTGCTCGCCCGCCGCCTCGGCAAGAAGCGCATCATCGCCGAGACCGGCGCCGGCCAGCACGGTGTCGCCGTCGCCGCCGCCTGCGCGTACCTCGGCCTCGACGCCACCGTCTACATGGGCCGGGTCGACGCCGAGCGGCAGGCCCCCAACGTCCAGCGCATGAAGCTCCTCGGGGCCAAGGTCCGCCTCGTCGACCTCGGTACGGCCACCCTCAAGGACGCCATCAACGAGGCGATCCGCGAGTGGATCGCCCACCCCGACACCACCCACTATCTGCTCGGCTCGGTCGTCGGACCGCATCCCTTCCCGACGATCGTGCGCGGCTTCCAGTCGGTCATCGGGCGCGAGGCCCGCGCCCAGTTCCTCGACGAGAACGGCGCGCTGCCCGACGCGGTCGTCGCCTGCGTCGGCGGCGGCTCCAACGCGGCCGGTATGTTCAGCGCCTTCCTCGACGACCCGGTCCGCCTGGTCGGCGTACAGGCGGCGGGCGAGGGCAAGGGCGGCCAGGGCGGCCATGCCGCGCCGCTGCTCTACGGCGACCCCGGGGTCCTCCAGGGCACCCGGACGTACCTCCTCCAGGACGACGACGGGCAGATCCAGCTCACCCACTCCATCGCGCCGGGCCTCGACTACGCCGGAGTCGGCCCCGAGCACAGCCACTTCAAGGACACCGGCAAGGTCGAGTACATCTCCGCCTCCGACGACGAGGCACTCGACGCCTTCGCCGCGCTCAGCGCCCAGGAGGGCATCGTCCCGGCCCTGGAGTCCGCGCACGCGGTCGCGGGAGCGCTGAAGGTCGCCCGCGAGTACGGGCCCGGTTCCACCATCCTCGTCAACCTCTCCGGCCGCGGCGACAAGGACCTGACGTCCGCCATGGCCGCCCTCCAGCAGCGTGAGGAGCTCCGCAATGAAGCGGCTTGA
- a CDS encoding PLP-dependent aminotransferase family protein, translating into MAWHLAVQVDRDSAVSLTTQLQDAIKGMVEDRVLHPGTRLPSSRQLAQDLGLSRSVVVEAYEQLIAEGYLDAVRGSGTHVTRQLPEGAGSPSLLDPRPAPAVRWDLRVGIANLSNFPRQEWLSSYTKVLQNVGREGVDYPPVAGIPELRNELSGYLGRVRSVRTEPAHVMVTAGFAQGLALLCSSFQHLGIHELAIEEPGHNSQRRFILDTGIRPLPVPVDEEGLVVEELARTGVRAVLVTPAHQFPTGVTMSAKRKEELLRWAEEVDGWIIEDDYDGEFWFDRQARPPAVQDGDPERVIYAGTTSKVLVPGLRLGWLAIPPKLFPLMDRVRSRQDQGSDTLTQLAFADLMHGGLLDRHLRRVRSRYRSRSEAMAAAVREHLPDARMSGSAAGLHSYALLPQGTDEAALVQGALRRSVLVRGGQQFRFGGPAGRPALLLGYGSLPLSGISEAVAAIGEAYDELR; encoded by the coding sequence ATGGCTTGGCACTTGGCGGTCCAAGTGGACCGGGACTCGGCGGTGTCGCTCACGACGCAGCTCCAGGACGCCATCAAGGGCATGGTCGAGGACCGGGTGCTGCACCCCGGCACCCGGCTGCCTTCGAGCCGTCAGCTCGCCCAGGACCTGGGGCTTTCCCGCAGCGTGGTGGTCGAGGCGTACGAGCAGCTGATCGCCGAGGGGTATCTCGACGCGGTACGCGGATCGGGCACCCATGTCACCCGCCAGCTGCCCGAGGGCGCCGGTTCGCCCTCGCTCCTGGACCCCCGGCCGGCCCCGGCGGTCCGCTGGGATCTGCGCGTCGGCATCGCCAACCTGTCCAACTTCCCACGGCAGGAGTGGCTCAGCTCCTATACGAAGGTGCTGCAGAACGTGGGCCGCGAAGGCGTGGACTATCCGCCGGTCGCAGGCATCCCCGAGCTGCGCAATGAACTCTCCGGCTACCTGGGGCGGGTGCGTTCGGTCCGTACCGAGCCGGCCCATGTGATGGTGACGGCGGGCTTCGCCCAGGGCCTCGCTCTGCTCTGCTCCTCGTTCCAGCATCTGGGCATCCACGAGCTGGCCATCGAGGAGCCGGGCCACAACAGCCAGCGCCGCTTCATCCTGGACACCGGCATACGCCCGCTCCCGGTGCCGGTCGACGAGGAGGGCCTGGTCGTCGAGGAACTGGCCCGTACCGGTGTACGGGCCGTCCTCGTCACCCCGGCCCATCAGTTCCCGACGGGCGTCACCATGTCGGCCAAGCGCAAGGAGGAGCTGCTGCGCTGGGCGGAGGAGGTGGACGGCTGGATCATCGAGGACGACTACGACGGCGAGTTCTGGTTCGACCGCCAGGCCAGACCGCCCGCGGTGCAGGACGGCGACCCGGAGCGCGTCATCTACGCCGGGACCACCAGCAAGGTGCTGGTGCCAGGCCTGCGGCTCGGCTGGCTGGCGATCCCGCCCAAGCTGTTCCCGCTGATGGACCGGGTCCGTTCCCGCCAGGACCAGGGCTCGGACACCCTCACCCAGCTGGCGTTCGCCGACCTGATGCACGGCGGCCTGCTCGACCGCCACCTGCGCCGGGTCCGCTCCCGGTACCGCTCCCGCAGCGAGGCGATGGCCGCGGCCGTACGGGAGCATCTGCCGGACGCCAGGATGAGCGGTTCGGCGGCCGGTCTGCACAGCTATGCGCTGCTGCCGCAGGGCACCGACGAAGCGGCCCTGGTACAGGGGGCGTTGCGCCGGTCGGTACTGGTGCGCGGCGGCCAGCAGTTCAGGTTCGGCGGCCCGGCCGGCCGCCCCGCCCTGCTGCTGGGTTACGGATCACTGCCGCTGAGCGGGATCTCGGAGGCCGTCGCCGCGATCGGCGAGGCGTACGACGAACTGCGCTGA
- a CDS encoding response regulator transcription factor — translation MTLNPGPETIRILAADDHTLLRTALCELLRAEDDFEVVAEASSGRDLLALVEKNRPHVVLLDVEMPHNHPKTTVRRLLEHFPDLRVIILSMFDDPPLVQELLQLGARGFLHKSVPREALLSAIRNAAQDDQQVTISVSRQSFTGGVERGREHSSGAVSPREREVLVCVSEALSNRQIAVRLGITEGTVKRHLRNIFDKLGAVSRIDAVNKAMALSLIAAPRGRSVR, via the coding sequence GTGACACTGAATCCGGGTCCTGAAACGATCCGCATACTCGCCGCGGACGACCACACACTGTTGCGTACGGCGCTGTGCGAACTGCTGCGGGCCGAGGACGACTTCGAGGTGGTCGCGGAGGCGAGCAGCGGCCGTGACCTCCTCGCACTCGTCGAGAAGAACCGGCCGCATGTGGTGCTTCTCGATGTCGAGATGCCGCACAACCATCCCAAGACGACGGTCCGCAGACTGCTGGAGCACTTCCCCGACCTGCGCGTCATCATCCTGTCGATGTTCGACGACCCGCCCCTGGTCCAGGAGTTGCTCCAACTGGGGGCGCGCGGCTTTCTGCACAAGAGCGTGCCGCGCGAGGCGCTCCTGTCAGCCATCCGCAATGCCGCCCAGGACGACCAGCAGGTCACCATCTCCGTCTCCCGGCAGAGCTTCACCGGGGGCGTGGAGCGGGGCCGGGAGCACTCGTCCGGGGCGGTGTCGCCGCGCGAGCGCGAGGTGCTGGTCTGCGTCTCGGAGGCGCTGAGCAACCGGCAGATCGCGGTAAGGCTGGGCATCACCGAGGGTACGGTCAAGCGCCACCTGCGCAATATCTTCGACAAGCTGGGCGCGGTCTCCAGGATCGACGCCGTGAACAAGGCGATGGCTCTGTCGCTGATCGCCGCGCCGCGGGGCCGTTCCGTGCGCTAG
- a CDS encoding nucleotide sugar dehydrogenase, with protein sequence MTDVLVPALVRRPGTDTFDGLVESRTLRVGIVGLGYTGLPLGLGFAAAGFPVRGLDTDAARAAQVMRGESYLPDVSDAELASVNSRLSATTEPGELAGSDVLMICVPTPVTGSQQANLDYVDAALASVAPLLRRGMLLVVQSTVPPGATAAAVAAAVAGTGLEPGIDFHVAMAPERVDPANTDGWNLANTPKVVGGLTPECTRRAALLFGQVCRTVVPVSSLEVAELAKVFENTFRLVNIGLTLELSDLCQELGIPVREVIDAAATKPYGFLAHYPGPGVGGECIPVDPLFLREAAARAGTDMELVAAAHRRIEQRPQQVVERLGALLDRRGRSLRGAKVLLVGVSYKTGVADLRNAPALDIVRGLRAAGAQVSYHDPLVPELEIDGAAVPAAGWTAVELAQQDAAVLVTPVRGLEDDVLWGVPPVVLDTHNRLSAASNVAVL encoded by the coding sequence ATGACTGACGTACTCGTTCCCGCACTGGTCCGCCGGCCCGGTACCGACACCTTCGACGGCCTGGTGGAGAGCCGAACGCTGCGGGTGGGGATCGTCGGACTCGGCTACACCGGGCTGCCGCTCGGCCTCGGTTTCGCCGCCGCCGGATTCCCGGTGCGCGGTCTGGACACGGACGCGGCCCGTGCGGCGCAGGTGATGCGCGGCGAGTCGTACCTGCCGGATGTGAGCGACGCCGAACTGGCCTCGGTCAACAGCCGGCTGAGCGCCACCACCGAGCCCGGCGAGCTGGCCGGTTCGGACGTACTGATGATCTGCGTGCCCACCCCGGTCACCGGCTCCCAGCAGGCGAACCTCGACTACGTCGACGCCGCGCTCGCCTCGGTGGCGCCGCTGCTGCGCCGCGGGATGCTGCTGGTCGTCCAGTCCACGGTGCCGCCGGGCGCGACGGCGGCCGCTGTCGCGGCGGCCGTGGCCGGCACCGGCCTGGAGCCGGGCATCGACTTCCATGTGGCGATGGCGCCGGAGCGCGTCGACCCGGCCAACACCGACGGCTGGAACCTCGCCAACACCCCGAAGGTGGTCGGCGGGCTCACCCCCGAGTGCACCCGGCGCGCGGCCCTGCTGTTCGGGCAGGTCTGCCGGACGGTGGTGCCGGTGTCCAGCCTGGAGGTCGCCGAGCTGGCCAAGGTCTTCGAGAACACCTTCCGGCTGGTCAACATCGGCCTGACCCTCGAACTCTCCGACCTCTGCCAGGAGCTGGGGATTCCGGTACGGGAGGTCATCGACGCCGCCGCCACCAAGCCGTACGGCTTCCTCGCCCACTACCCCGGCCCGGGCGTCGGCGGCGAGTGCATACCGGTCGACCCGCTCTTCCTGCGCGAGGCCGCGGCCCGCGCCGGTACGGACATGGAACTGGTCGCCGCCGCCCACCGGCGCATCGAGCAGCGGCCGCAGCAGGTCGTCGAGCGCCTCGGCGCTCTGCTCGACCGGCGCGGGCGGTCTCTGCGGGGCGCGAAGGTGCTGCTCGTCGGGGTGAGTTACAAGACCGGCGTCGCCGATCTGCGCAACGCCCCCGCCCTGGACATCGTGCGCGGACTGCGCGCGGCCGGCGCCCAGGTCTCGTACCACGACCCGCTGGTGCCCGAGCTGGAGATCGACGGCGCGGCGGTGCCCGCGGCCGGCTGGACGGCTGTCGAGCTGGCGCAGCAGGACGCTGCGGTCCTCGTCACGCCGGTGCGCGGGCTTGAGGACGATGTGCTGTGGGGTGTGCCGCCGGTGGTCCTGGACACCCACAACCGGCTCTCCGCCGCGAGCAATGTGGCGGTGCTCTGA
- a CDS encoding sensor histidine kinase produces the protein MSRKPQLLKQYRLRLEQIKSPLVTDEGAWKGCALQAERIITDCADSLLHDKAQVRGSLIQQVQGLGMERATQGIYGVHSIRAGVILFELAFDALAEVVTDSPGDLGRFGAAVRSLQMGIGERLEAGALGHDIYLLNTVREVNAAGHRQLAREIHDHLGNNVSLALRQLELYEIARDKRPEHTEARIAAVKATLTESLGIIRDLVGQLRRSESEGTLQGAFTAFLESMAITRPEVRVQVNGSEEWAPQQVLDEIFLVVRECLRNALAHADAQQVLAVVDIAPFGVHALIEDDGCGFDLAAVGDAGLANGITSATERVELLGGTILISSNPRAGGTRVTVSIPLSEHSGDTESGS, from the coding sequence TTGAGCCGTAAACCACAATTGCTGAAGCAGTACCGGCTCCGGCTGGAGCAGATCAAGAGCCCGCTGGTGACCGACGAAGGCGCTTGGAAAGGCTGTGCGCTGCAGGCCGAGCGGATCATCACCGACTGCGCGGACAGCCTTCTGCACGACAAGGCGCAGGTTCGCGGTTCCCTGATCCAGCAGGTGCAGGGACTGGGGATGGAACGCGCCACCCAGGGTATTTACGGCGTCCATTCCATCCGAGCGGGCGTCATCCTCTTCGAACTCGCCTTTGACGCACTGGCCGAGGTCGTCACGGACAGTCCCGGTGACCTCGGGCGGTTCGGCGCGGCGGTCCGGTCCCTGCAAATGGGCATCGGAGAGCGGCTGGAGGCCGGGGCTCTCGGCCACGACATCTACCTGCTCAATACCGTACGAGAGGTGAATGCGGCCGGACACCGGCAGCTCGCCCGCGAGATCCACGACCATCTCGGCAACAACGTCAGCCTCGCGCTGCGGCAGTTGGAGCTGTACGAGATCGCCAGGGACAAGCGGCCCGAGCACACCGAAGCCCGCATCGCCGCAGTCAAGGCCACTCTTACCGAATCGCTCGGCATCATCCGCGATCTCGTCGGACAGCTGCGCAGATCGGAGAGCGAGGGCACGCTGCAAGGTGCCTTCACCGCCTTCCTGGAGTCCATGGCGATCACCCGTCCCGAGGTGCGCGTCCAGGTCAACGGCAGCGAGGAGTGGGCCCCGCAGCAGGTGCTCGACGAGATCTTCCTCGTGGTACGGGAGTGCCTGCGCAACGCACTCGCCCACGCGGACGCGCAGCAGGTCCTCGCGGTCGTCGACATCGCGCCGTTCGGCGTGCACGCGCTGATCGAGGACGACGGGTGCGGCTTCGACCTCGCGGCGGTCGGGGACGCCGGCCTTGCCAACGGCATCACGTCGGCCACCGAGCGGGTCGAACTCCTCGGCGGAACCATCCTGATCTCCAGCAATCCCAGGGCCGGCGGAACCCGCGTCACGGTCTCCATCCCACTGTCGGAGCACTCAGGTGACACTGAATCCGGGTCCTGA
- the trpD gene encoding anthranilate phosphoribosyltransferase, producing MGTGVLTAATRDVVAGRELPEEAATQAVAALLDASTDPVDAAAFLTALATGGVSAQLVAAAVRAVVAAARPVAWSGPAVDVVGTGGDGSNSVNISTLAGLIAAAAGATVAKTGNRAATSRCGSADLLEALGIDIDAGERIPALLAEHRFAFLFAPSMHPALRRIAPLRRRLGFRTLFNLSGPLASPVPLNGRLIGTADRRDQEVLAEAASLLGYRKTWVVLGAEGLDELTTRGASSVLAVDDGRVASFDVDPAHLLVRPAGRTDLAGGDPRRNETLARQVLAGAAAGPLLDTVLLNAAAALHLAGRAEDLGAGLTLAREAVSDGRAQALATRLAAATTAGRLQPAAL from the coding sequence ATGGGCACCGGGGTGCTGACCGCCGCGACGCGTGACGTCGTCGCGGGCCGGGAGCTGCCGGAGGAGGCAGCCACGCAAGCGGTCGCCGCGCTGCTCGACGCGTCGACGGACCCGGTCGACGCGGCGGCCTTCCTCACCGCGCTGGCGACCGGCGGCGTCTCCGCCCAGCTGGTGGCGGCAGCGGTACGGGCCGTGGTCGCGGCTGCCCGGCCGGTCGCCTGGAGCGGGCCCGCCGTCGACGTGGTCGGCACCGGCGGGGACGGCAGCAACTCGGTGAACATCTCGACGCTGGCCGGGCTGATCGCCGCCGCCGCCGGGGCCACGGTCGCCAAGACCGGCAACCGGGCCGCGACCTCGCGGTGCGGCAGCGCGGATCTGCTGGAGGCACTCGGCATCGACATCGACGCCGGCGAGCGCATCCCCGCGCTGCTGGCCGAGCACCGCTTCGCCTTCCTCTTCGCGCCGTCGATGCACCCGGCGCTGCGCCGCATCGCACCGCTGCGCCGCCGGCTGGGATTCCGCACCCTGTTCAACCTGTCGGGGCCGCTCGCCAGCCCCGTACCGCTGAACGGCCGGCTGATCGGCACCGCCGACCGGCGCGACCAGGAAGTCCTGGCCGAGGCGGCGTCCCTGCTCGGGTACCGGAAGACCTGGGTCGTCCTGGGCGCCGAAGGACTGGACGAGCTGACGACCCGGGGCGCGAGCAGCGTACTCGCGGTCGACGACGGCCGGGTCGCCTCCTTCGACGTCGACCCCGCCCACCTGCTGGTCCGCCCCGCAGGACGCACCGACTTGGCAGGCGGCGACCCGCGCCGCAACGAGACACTCGCCCGCCAGGTCCTGGCAGGCGCGGCAGCGGGCCCCCTGCTCGACACGGTCCTGCTCAACGCGGCTGCGGCGCTCCATCTGGCCGGTCGGGCCGAGGACTTGGGCGCCGGCCTGACCCTGGCCCGCGAGGCCGTCTCGGACGGCAGGGCGCAGGCCCTGGCGACGCGCCTGGCAGCGGCAACGACAGCGGGCCGCCTTCAGCCGGCGGCGCTGTAA